AGTTGAGCGGTTTCCCGCTCGACTTTATTCAAACCTGATTCTTTCAACTCAACTCGCTCAACCTCGACAGCCTTGCGAGCCTCAACAGGGTTGCCTTTACACTGAGGAGCACAGGACCCTGGAATACCCACATCGCTTTCCAAAGACTGATCGTTCTTTTCAGAAAGTGCCGCTTTTTCCTGATTCCGAAGCTCTTCAAGACCTAACAAGGCGGCCCCCAGAGCCCCGGCAATTTGCGGAGTCTTGGGCAAAATAAACGGTGTACCAAATGCTTTTTCAAGATAGTGGACAGCAGCCACATTGTTGGCAACGCCACCCGTCATAGCCACTGGCTCTTTAATACCTACGCGAGACGCGAGCCCCTTTGTCCGAGTTGCGATAGAAAGGTGGACTGCGCCCAGCACATCTTCTTTTGAGTGGCCCTCGGCAAGCAAAGAGATCACTTCGCTCTCGGCAAAAGTGGCGCACATACTGGAAATCTTCAGAGCTTCCTTGGCTTTCATTGCCATCGGGCCCATATCTTCTAATGCAATATTCATCGCCCGAGCCAGCACTTCCAGAAACTTCCCGGTGCCAGCGGCACAACGATCATTCATGGCAAACTGGGAGACAACGCCTTTTTTATCCAGCGCGATGACTTTGCTGTCCTGCCCGCCAATATCAACCACCAGCCTGGCTTCCGGCACCATTGCCAGAGCCCCTCGGGCATGACAGGTGATTTCGGTATAATTTTTGTCGGCAATATCCAGCATTCGACGGCCGTAACCGGTAGATACCGTTTTTGCCATATTGTCTTGCGTCAGTGAGGCCTGGTTAAGCGCATCAGCGATCGATGCTTCCACACCTTCATTACTGACGGCGCCCATCGATTTAATACTTGATGAAACGATATTGCCTTCCAGGTCAAGGATGACGGTTTTCGCCGTCGTCGAACCAAAATCAATACCCATCACAAAGTTTTTCACACAAATCTCCGCAAAACCCAATTACCTTGACTCACCGTATCTTTGAAAACCACACAAACCCTACACATAAAAATGGCAATCGATCCCACACATCAGAACCCTACCCTTAGGCATCAAGGGGCAATGTCCGCCAACAATAATAAGTAATACTCAACAAGTCAAATATTTTATACTTATAAAGGGGTTATTTCTTGCGGTTAATATGTATAACTCAGCTAAATACCCCACTGCCATCAAAGCAGTCAACAATCCAGGGCGGGTACAGATCAGATACAGTCAAGAGGCCTTCCTATATCAGAAAACCTGACACTTGATTGCCTCACGTGCCATCACCCCGACAAGAAGCCACGCCAAATCGCGTAAATCGCGTAAATCGCGTAAATCGGGACAGCATGCCCCGGGAAGCACAGAACTTCAGGAGGGTATTTAAGGCCTGCGAAGCAGGCCAAACATCATCTGGAAAGCGACATCAATATCATCAGAAAAACGGCGTGGATGCTCCACTCAAGAGGCCTCCCGAGAACCGGGTTTGACCCATTTATGGGCAGTTATCTTGCCCTCCCGAATCCAGTCAACCAGCTGAAACTTTTGTATTTTACCCGATGGCGTCAATGGAAAGTCGTCAACGAAATACCAGATAACGGGTGATTTATGAGGAGCTAATTTTTCGCGGCACAGTTTGAACAGATCATCCGGAGATGGAGGGTTGTTAGCATCTTTCGGAAGAACAACGGCAGCGACGATTTCCCCCCACTGCTCATCGGGGAGCCCTACTACGGCAATCTGATTAACATCAGGATGACTAAACAATAGATCCTCAATCTCTCTCGGGTAAATATTCATGCCGCCTCGAATAATCATATCCTTGATGCGCCCGGCAATTTTCAGGTATCCCCTGTCATCCATAATGCCCATATCACCCGTCCGCAACCAGCCATCATCCCTAATAGTATTGCGTGTCGCCTCTTCCATGCCAAAATAACCGGTCATGGTGAGATAACCACGAACCCATATTTCTCCTCGCTCCCCCAATCTTAGAATCTCTCCGGTATCCGGATCCGCAATACAAACTTCCACATGTGGCAACGGCTTACCAAGTGTTCCAGTCTGATCTTCAAAATTGTCGTCAACACTACTCTGGGAAAAAACACCGTTGGCTTCAGTCTGTCCGAAGAGGATTGAAAGCTCGCAACCAAAAGCTTCTTTCGCTCGAGAGGCCAACGCCGGAGGAACATCAGCCGCCCCGGTTAATATGCTGACCATCGATGACACATCGAAATGCTCGAAATCGGGATGATCCAGCAAGGCAAGAATCATTGTCGGTACAATAAGCGTGGTATTTCCCTTCTCACTCGCAATCACCTCCAACATCAACCCAGGCTCAAACCCGGGAACCACAACATAGGTCCCCTGATAATTCAGGGCACCGATGCGGGTAACGCTGGAACCGCCAATATGGAACATTGGCATCGCGTTAATCCAGATCCCTCCTTCAGGAAACCCGGCTCTCTGAGCGACAGACCTTGAAGAATTAATAACGCCCTTGTGATGAAGGCAAGCACCTTTTGGAACGCCTGTGGTGCCCGACGTGTACTGGATCAGCAAGATATCCTCGCAACCCACATCAGGCAGTACAACACTCCCCGTTGATTGCTCACCTATAACAGCAAGCTCACTCAAAGGAAATATCGATTTGACCGAATCCAGCTTGGCCGCGGTATTTTTCACCATTTCTTCAAGGTTTCGACCTCGGTTCTGTCTATCGAAAAATACACCGCTCGCACCAGAATTACGCAACACAGTTTCCAGCTCCCCCTCACTGTAAGCAGGGTTGACGGGAACCAACACCATGCCGGCAAAACTTACAGCATGCTGCAACAAAACCCACTCCGCAGAGTTAGCGGCATAAACAGCGATACGATCACCCGGGGAGAAGTAATACAAAAGACCTCTGGCCAGCTTTTCAGTATCGGCCAGTAATTGTTGGTAAGACCAGCGCCTGCGTGCTGAAGGATCAGCAACAGCATCTACCAAAGCAATCCTATCCGGCACTTCAGTAGCAGCCTTGCGCAGTAAATCGACCAACGTAAGCTCAAGTAAATCCTGGGATTTATCACCAACCCAATGAGAAAGTTCCAACCGTTTTCCCCTTCTATATTTAATTTATTTGCAATACCACACCGTTCGACAACGAACCTGACTATCACAAAGCCAACATCATTTTTACTTTTTTATACCAACCGTTCTTTCTATAAAAGCGAATTCATCATCAATTTTTTGCATCGCCATTTTTGCCCTCTCGAGAGATTTTTCAACGATCTCGGTTTTTACTGGCGGAGATACGGCCAGACCACGGTAAATCATGCCGGCAATATGATCAGCCACCTCTTCAAGTGGGGGGCCACCCTCATTGCGCAAATAAGGCCAGGTCTGATGCTCTATTGCACCAAATACAATGTCCCTCAGCAGCGAGGTTGGGATATCATTCCTGAAAACACCTGAATCAATACCGTCTTCGATGACGTGTGTTGTATATGAAGTAAACCGAGCAACCAGTTTATACAGCTTGGTATCACGATAACTCCCCTCTATCCGCGCGCAGTTAAAAATAAACCGGGTAATCGAAGGCTCTCTACGGACCACTTCCAGACTGTGATGAACGGCATCGCGCAAACGACTATAGGCGTCGCTTGTCTCCCCGTTTTCGGGCTCAACAAGCATGATCTCTTCCATCCACTGCTCGGCAATCGCCATTAGCAGATCATATTTGGTAGGAAAGTAGCGATAAACTGTTCCTTCCGAAACCTGGCAACACTCCGCCACAGCAGAAGGCAAAAACTTTTCGTAGTTTACTTCCGAAAGAACCCGCCTGCCCACCTTAATAATTTCGGCTTTTCGACTTTCAGGAGACAAGCGCGTCACCGACTGAGAAATCCTTTTTGCCATTATCGTGAAACTCCAGATGACCTGTTAAGTAACAAATTTATCAATAATGAGTAATACTCATTATAACCTCTAAAAAAAATATTCCGATACCAACTTTATTGATATGTTGAGCATTACTCAGTAGTATATTGTCCGCTCAAACTTCGAACAAAGTATACCTGATCAGCTTATGCACCTCTATTCGAGGACCTACGTTAACACGGCATCAGGTCACAAAGAAAAGGCGCCCAGAAACAGGCGTCAGCAACGCCCCAGCATGACCATTAAACCGCCTTTCGCTTAAAATGGCACTCACTGCGGCTAAACTGCGGCGATACAAATCAACAAGGACCTCATAATGCTAAAGCGCACGATTTATAATGAAGACCACGAGCTCTTCCGAGATAGCGTTCAAAAAATGTACGCAAAAGAGCTTGTGCCAAAACTGGAAACCTGGGAGAAAGAAGGTATTGTTGACCGGGATTTCTGGCTCGCTTGTGGTGCCAATGGTTTATTGCTCCCTGATATCCCCGAGGAATACGGCGGCGGTGGTCAGGACTTCCGTTTCAATGCCGTCATTCTGGAAGAAACAGCTCTGGCAGGCACCACAGGACCAGCCTTTGGCGTTCACAATGATATTGTCGCCCACTACATCAACAACTACGCTTGCGAATCAGTAAAGCAACAGTGGTTGCCCAAAATGGCGTCGGGTGAAGCCATTGGTGCGATTTGTATGTCTGAGCCCAGCACGGGCAGCGATCTCAAGGCCTTGAAAACCAAAGCAACGCCGACCGATGGCGGTTATTTGCTTAATGGGTCAAAAACATTTATTACCAACGGTATCAATGCGGATGTCGGAGTCGTCGCAGCCCGAATCGGGAGTGATGAAGGTGCACGTGCAATCTCGTTATTTGTAGTAGATGCAAAAACTGAAGGTTTTGTGAAAGGCCGCAAGCTCGACAAAGTCGGCAATCGTTCATCGGACACGGCAGAACTGTTCTTTGAAGACGTTTTTGTACCAGAAGAGAATATGATCGGCGGACAGGGCAATGGCTTTGCACTGATGATGAAAGAATTGCCTCAGGAACGTCTGTCCATTGCCATCTCAAGTCAGGCAGCAGCACAACACGCTTACGATATCACTGTCGAATATGTTGAACAGCGCAAAGCCTTTGGGAAACCCATAAAAGACTTCCAGAACACCCGCTTTGTGTTGGCAAATTTAAAATCACAGCTTCAGGTCGGCTGGGCCCATATTGATGCCTGCCTTGATGCCCTGATCAAAAAAGAGCTGCTTCCCGAGCAGGCTGCTTCGGCAAAACTCTGGCATTCCGAATTTCGCTGCCGGGTTGTTGACGACTGTCTGCAACTATTCGGCGGCTACGGCTACATTGAAGAATACGAAATTGCCCGGTTATGGCGTGACGCGAGAATTATGCGTATCTACGGCGGCACTTCTGAAATCATGAAAGACCTGATTAGCCGTTCGATCTAGAAAAAGAGAAATTATCATCATGCGTTTACCCGAAATTCTTACCAAGAACGTACGCTTGCCAGTCATAGGTGCACCTATGTTTATTGCCTCAACCCCGGAGCTGGTTATCGAACAATGTAAGGCTGGCATTATTGGATCTCTGCCGGCGCTTAATGCAAGGCCTCAGCATGTGCTTGAAGAGTGGATTGTGCAGATTAAAGAAGCTTTAGCCGAGCACGATCAAAAACACCCTGAAAGCCCGGCTGCACCGTTTGCTATCAATCAGATCTCACACCCCAGTAATGACCGACTAAAAGGCGATATGGAGATTATCGCCAGACATAAAGTGCCGATTGTTATTGTCAGCCTGTATGTCAGCGAGGAGACCTGCAACTTCGTGCACGAATACGGCGGCATTGTACTTAACGATGTTATCTCCAACTATCAGGCGAAAAAGTCTGTTGAACTGGGTGTTGACGGCCTCGTAGCGGTTTGTGCCGGGGCGGGTGGTCACACGGGCAACACTTCCCCTTTTGCTCTGGTACAAGAGATTCGAGAGTGGTGGGATGGCCCCCTGGCACTTTCCGGTGCGATCGCAACCGGCCAAAATATTTTGGCTGCACTGGCAACATCCGCAGATTTTGCCTATATCGGATCCCCCTTTCTGGTAACTGACGAGGCCTGCACCTCCGACGAATACAAGCAAATGATTATTGACGGCAGCGCCAGAGATATTATGACTTCCGACTACTTCAGTGGTGTACCGGCGAACTTCCTCAGAGGGTCGATTAAACGCGCAGGACTGGACCCCAAAAATCTTGTTCGAGACCCGGACGCACCGGTCAATGTCGCGGAAAGTGGCGAAAGCCACAAAACCTGGAAAGATATCTGGGGCTGTGGTCAGGGGATTGGTGTCATCAAGGAGACAGTCCCAACTGCGACGTTAGTGGCACGCTGGGAATCAGAGTTTCTCTCTGCCCGAAATAAATTCAAGCAATCTCCTCTTATGGCTTAGTTCTCAGAAAATAAACAGGAATAGATTATGGAAACGATAATAGATGGTGTAACGCTTCTGTCTCCGATGAAGACTAACAATGAAACTTGTCGCCGCAACATGGAGACAATCGTTAAATTCTTCTCACTTTACCTGAAAGACAAAGAAGCGTTCTATTCATTGTGGGTGGATGACGAGCCGAAAGTCTTTACCCCGTTTGTCAGCGACGATATCGCTGTCTGCGCGATAGGGGAGCATTCAGGTTGGGACGCTATAAAAGCCTTTTGGGACCCGATCTATGATGAAATGAAAGGTGAGTTTACCTGGTTTATTGACGAGTTTATTCCCGGTGAAGACCCAAACGTTATTATGACCAGAGCCCACAGTAATATTGACGTACAAACAGGGCCTACCTGGGGCAACAAACACGTGAAATACAATGGCCGTTATATACAAATTTTCCGTTTCGAAAATGGCAAGGTGAAATCGTTTGAAGAGTACTACGATACAGCACTGCTGAATTCAAAGTACGGCTAAAGCCAGCTATCAATACCACCTCAAGTTTAAACCCGATAAAAACAAAACCCCGGGGGCCTGCCGTAAAGCAGAATAACCCCGGGTTTTAGATGGATTTCTAGTCCATCAGCTTTTTATTTTGTAACGCATAGGCATGGATTTAGGCCCACTTGCAAACGTCGCCTCAACGAAAGTTGGCGGCGCGCTCATTTCAATTGAGTCCAGAACAGGAATCAATTCCTCAAAGAAAATTCGCAAATCCAACCGAGCCAAATGCTGCCCCAGACACATATGTGCACCGTTGCCAAAAGCCAAATGTTGGTTGGGGTATCGATTAATCAGGAACTGGTCAGGGTCGGCGAACACCGCCTCATCCCTGTTCGCCGAGGGGTAACACAACATAAGCCTGTCGTTCTCTTTAATTACCTGCCCCCGGATTTCGACCTCTCTCACAGCACTGCGCATAAAATGCTTGATAGGTGTTGTCCAGCGTAAAGATTCACCAATAAACTTGTTGACCAGTGAAGGATCAGATTTCAAGAGTTGAAACTGCTCCGGAAACGTCATTAATCCGAGCATACCACCGGAGGAAGTAGAAGAAGTGGTGTCGTGGCCAGCAGTTGCGACAGCAATGTAATAATCAAATTCATGGGGTTCATCAATATATTTGCCGTCGATCTTATAGTTTGCAATCAATGAAATCAGGTCATCCTTAGGATTCTTCCTTCTTTCCCTACTTAAATCCCTGAAGTAATCATAAAAATCCATCATGGCGGCGTGCCAGGCGCGCGCTGCGGCATCAGGGCCCTCCTCGATCCCCTGACGCCTTTCATCAGGGTCCTCTCCTGCGAACATTTCCTGAGTTAACTTCAGCATTAACTCTTCATCTTCCCTGGGTACACCGAGCAACTCCATAATCACTCGCAAGGGGTAATACAGTGCGATGTCTTTTACAAAGTCACACTCGCCACCCAACGAAACCATTTCCGCGACTGATTCACGAGCGATATCCCTAATCTTGGATTCAAACTGCCTGATCCGCGGGGGCATAAACCACTTGCCAGTGATATCACGGTAAGTCCCGTGTTCCGGCTGATCCATAAATGCCAAAGAGTTCAGAGAACGGATTTTTCCATCATTGATTTTCCGCATAAAAACGTCGCTCTCCTGGGTTTGCAAAAGCACGTTATGGACACCATTTTTAAAGGTATCGGTATCTCGCGAAATGGCCATCACATCATCGTATTTGGTCACAAACCATATGGGGTCGTAACCATCAACATGCCCTTTTCCGAGGGGAACATTTTCACGCAGCCATTTAAAAGCAGGGTAAATAACGTCATCGTTGGCGTAAGACTTGCCGGAGATAACCGTGCGAGCAATTTCCTCTGGAACTACCGCTTCTGGCATTAAAGTATCCTCTTTATCAATTTGTTTGGGTCAAAAACTATTTACATACATGTGAAGGCACGCCTTCGAGAATGATTGTCTTACTCTCTAAATAGGGCCGAAGGCCGTCAACACCGCCTTGTCGTCCTATGCCCGACTGTTTGAACCCTCCGAATCCTATTCTCATGTCACTGCGAAACACATTGTGGCCAACTGTTCCTGATTGAAGTTGCCTGGCTACAGCGTAAGCGCGATCAACGTCGTTAGTGAAGACAGAGTTATTAAGCCCGTATTCAGTATCATTGGCCAAAGCAATAGCGTGCTCTTCACTGTCCGCCGCAATCACACATAACACTGGCGCAAAAAATTCTTCTCTGGCAATCGCTGAATTGTTGTCAACATTTGCGAAGACCGTGGGTTCATAGAAATAACCCTTGTCCAGATGAGCAGGCCGGCGACCACCGACCGCTAACGAAGAGCCATTGGCAACTGCCCGCTGAACCATTTGCTCGACTTTATCCCGCTGACGCCCCGACACTAAAGGCCCCAATTGGGTTTCGGGATCAAATGGATCACCAATCTTGACGGATTGGTAAACCGAACCAAGTGCATCAACCAGCTCATCATGTCGGCTCTTTGTCACAATTATGCGAGTCAGCGAAGAGCACACTTGGCCGCTGAGAAAACAAGAGAAACCGGCAATGGACTGCGCTGCGGTTTCAATATCATAGTCGTCCAGAATCACCGCCGCCGATTTGCCACCCAGCTCCAGCGTAAACCGCGCCACACGTTCGGCACAAAGTGCGCCAATGTGTTTGCCCGCCACATCTGAACCAGTAAAAGTAATTTTGTTGACCCACGGGTGACGAACAAGCCTCTCTGAAGGGCCTCTATCTGCTGTGACTACATTTAAAACACCTGCTGGCAAACCAACTGCCTCTGCGACCTCGGCCATGATATAACCGGCACCGGGCGCTTCGGGCGAAGACTTCACAATCACACAGCAGCCCGCCAACAAAGCAGGCGCGATGCTGTACGCCATAATATTGATAGCCGCATTCCAAGGCACGATTGCACCCACAACACCAACCGGCTCTTTTACCAACAATGCAATTTCACCACCACCCGGAGGATTATCAAATCGTTCCTCAAATGGAAAACTGTCGGCAAGCTCTGCGTAATAACTGTAGACATCACCAATAGTGCCGGAAAATGCACTGGCAACTGCATGCACAATACCCATTTCATTTGGCCAGAGCTGCGCGATATCTGCAGCTCTATTGGAAACCTCCGCAGCCATCGCTTTCAAATAGCCCGCTCGCTCGGCATGAGTCATTTTTGGCCAAGGCCCCTCGGAAAAGGCAACATGAGCGGCTTCGACTGCGCGATTTACATCTTCCTCACAGGCATCGGCAACCTGCATATACAATTCTTCAGTTGCCGGGGCGGTCACATCAATAAGCTTTCCGGACAAAGGTTTAACCCACTCGCCATTAATATAAAGGCAGTCGGGGTGTGCTATAGGTACTGCCGAACTATTTATAGGTACCGCCGAACTATTATTAGATAAAGTCATTTACCGTCCCCTTCTATTAGTCATTATTGCTGTACATATCTTTATGAAACGCTCTTCTCTGTTTAAGCCAAACCACCCTGGGTTCCTCAAGGCGTCACTCGCCTTTGTACCAATCCTGATCCAATCGTCTGCCGGCCAACCAATAAAATATCGCGGTGAGTGGATAAAACAACGCCGCATAAACCAGCAAAGAATAACGCAATGAATCTTCGGCAAATCTCGCAGAGAAGCTGTCTGACAACGCTCCCAAAATAGTAGCACCGAGACCTAAACCAATTAAGTTGACCACAAATAGATAACAGGCAACCAGCGTTGTTCTCATCGCTGGCGATCCGAGGTTCTGTATCGCCACAGCGACAGGAGACGAGCCAATAACGCCACAAGCCTGCGGAAATATAAATAATGCAAATGCCAACGGTAAGCTATTTACCCACAAGGCGCTGGTCAAAAGAGGCAATCCAATAAGAAAGGCAATGCTGGGTACATAAGCATAATAAGCGGGCTTCGCACTCCCCAGTTTGTCGCCAAGCCAGCCACCCAGAAAATTGCCTAACAACCCGCCAACAAGAACTAACGCACCAAAAAGCCATGCCGTATCACGAAGGCTTAGTTCATGGCTGCGCTGGAAAAACGCGGGAAGCCAGAACCCAAAACCATAAAGCACCATGGCACCGGTGGACATACCCAGTGACAAAAACCAGAAGCTCGGGCAACTCACAACATGCCGGAAAACTTCGCGAACAGGGGGCCCGGAAGATGTCGCCACAAAATCATCGTACTTCCCTCGTTCAGGTTCTCGCACAGTGAACCAGATAACAGGGGCAACCAAAACACCCGCCAAACCAATGCAAATAAAGGCCGTTCGCCAACCGTAATAATCTGCAATCACACCACCGACGATAAGCCCTAATGCGGAGCCAATGGGTATACCACAACTGATGACCGCAATGGCTCGCGTTCGCTGGTGTGGGGGAAAATAGTCCGACAGCAGAGAATACGCTGGAGCAACACCCCCGGCTTCACCAACACCCACACCCAGCCGG
The DNA window shown above is from Pseudomonadales bacterium and carries:
- a CDS encoding nuclear transport factor 2 family protein, producing METIIDGVTLLSPMKTNNETCRRNMETIVKFFSLYLKDKEAFYSLWVDDEPKVFTPFVSDDIAVCAIGEHSGWDAIKAFWDPIYDEMKGEFTWFIDEFIPGEDPNVIMTRAHSNIDVQTGPTWGNKHVKYNGRYIQIFRFENGKVKSFEEYYDTALLNSKYG
- a CDS encoding acyl-CoA dehydrogenase family protein, producing MLKRTIYNEDHELFRDSVQKMYAKELVPKLETWEKEGIVDRDFWLACGANGLLLPDIPEEYGGGGQDFRFNAVILEETALAGTTGPAFGVHNDIVAHYINNYACESVKQQWLPKMASGEAIGAICMSEPSTGSDLKALKTKATPTDGGYLLNGSKTFITNGINADVGVVAARIGSDEGARAISLFVVDAKTEGFVKGRKLDKVGNRSSDTAELFFEDVFVPEENMIGGQGNGFALMMKELPQERLSIAISSQAAAQHAYDITVEYVEQRKAFGKPIKDFQNTRFVLANLKSQLQVGWAHIDACLDALIKKELLPEQAASAKLWHSEFRCRVVDDCLQLFGGYGYIEEYEIARLWRDARIMRIYGGTSEIMKDLISRSI
- a CDS encoding 2-hydroxyglutaryl-CoA dehydratase; the encoded protein is MKNFVMGIDFGSTTAKTVILDLEGNIVSSSIKSMGAVSNEGVEASIADALNQASLTQDNMAKTVSTGYGRRMLDIADKNYTEITCHARGALAMVPEARLVVDIGGQDSKVIALDKKGVVSQFAMNDRCAAGTGKFLEVLARAMNIALEDMGPMAMKAKEALKISSMCATFAESEVISLLAEGHSKEDVLGAVHLSIATRTKGLASRVGIKEPVAMTGGVANNVAAVHYLEKAFGTPFILPKTPQIAGALGAALLGLEELRNQEKAALSEKNDQSLESDVGIPGSCAPQCKGNPVEARKAVEVERVELKESGLNKVERETAQLKKKVPLMARLFGGGRQ
- a CDS encoding AMP-binding protein — its product is MELSHWVGDKSQDLLELTLVDLLRKAATEVPDRIALVDAVADPSARRRWSYQQLLADTEKLARGLLYYFSPGDRIAVYAANSAEWVLLQHAVSFAGMVLVPVNPAYSEGELETVLRNSGASGVFFDRQNRGRNLEEMVKNTAAKLDSVKSIFPLSELAVIGEQSTGSVVLPDVGCEDILLIQYTSGTTGVPKGACLHHKGVINSSRSVAQRAGFPEGGIWINAMPMFHIGGSSVTRIGALNYQGTYVVVPGFEPGLMLEVIASEKGNTTLIVPTMILALLDHPDFEHFDVSSMVSILTGAADVPPALASRAKEAFGCELSILFGQTEANGVFSQSSVDDNFEDQTGTLGKPLPHVEVCIADPDTGEILRLGERGEIWVRGYLTMTGYFGMEEATRNTIRDDGWLRTGDMGIMDDRGYLKIAGRIKDMIIRGGMNIYPREIEDLLFSHPDVNQIAVVGLPDEQWGEIVAAVVLPKDANNPPSPDDLFKLCREKLAPHKSPVIWYFVDDFPLTPSGKIQKFQLVDWIREGKITAHKWVKPGSREAS
- a CDS encoding cytochrome P450, whose amino-acid sequence is MPEAVVPEEIARTVISGKSYANDDVIYPAFKWLRENVPLGKGHVDGYDPIWFVTKYDDVMAISRDTDTFKNGVHNVLLQTQESDVFMRKINDGKIRSLNSLAFMDQPEHGTYRDITGKWFMPPRIRQFESKIRDIARESVAEMVSLGGECDFVKDIALYYPLRVIMELLGVPREDEELMLKLTQEMFAGEDPDERRQGIEEGPDAAARAWHAAMMDFYDYFRDLSRERRKNPKDDLISLIANYKIDGKYIDEPHEFDYYIAVATAGHDTTSSTSSGGMLGLMTFPEQFQLLKSDPSLVNKFIGESLRWTTPIKHFMRSAVREVEIRGQVIKENDRLMLCYPSANRDEAVFADPDQFLINRYPNQHLAFGNGAHMCLGQHLARLDLRIFFEELIPVLDSIEMSAPPTFVEATFASGPKSMPMRYKIKS
- a CDS encoding MFS transporter, translated to MKSLQSYSNGAVIEKPSYKFYVLLLIFLHYTLNYMDRQLIAILAIPIQDELGLTDTQLGLLGGFAFALFYSTFAIPIALLADRSNRKKILATAIAIWSGFTAFCGLATSFVQLFAYRLGVGVGEAGGVAPAYSLLSDYFPPHQRTRAIAVISCGIPIGSALGLIVGGVIADYYGWRTAFICIGLAGVLVAPVIWFTVREPERGKYDDFVATSSGPPVREVFRHVVSCPSFWFLSLGMSTGAMVLYGFGFWLPAFFQRSHELSLRDTAWLFGALVLVGGLLGNFLGGWLGDKLGSAKPAYYAYVPSIAFLIGLPLLTSALWVNSLPLAFALFIFPQACGVIGSSPVAVAIQNLGSPAMRTTLVACYLFVVNLIGLGLGATILGALSDSFSARFAEDSLRYSLLVYAALFYPLTAIFYWLAGRRLDQDWYKGE
- a CDS encoding TetR/AcrR family transcriptional regulator — protein: MAKRISQSVTRLSPESRKAEIIKVGRRVLSEVNYEKFLPSAVAECCQVSEGTVYRYFPTKYDLLMAIAEQWMEEIMLVEPENGETSDAYSRLRDAVHHSLEVVRREPSITRFIFNCARIEGSYRDTKLYKLVARFTSYTTHVIEDGIDSGVFRNDIPTSLLRDIVFGAIEHQTWPYLRNEGGPPLEEVADHIAGMIYRGLAVSPPVKTEIVEKSLERAKMAMQKIDDEFAFIERTVGIKK
- a CDS encoding aldehyde dehydrogenase; its protein translation is MTLSNNSSAVPINSSAVPIAHPDCLYINGEWVKPLSGKLIDVTAPATEELYMQVADACEEDVNRAVEAAHVAFSEGPWPKMTHAERAGYLKAMAAEVSNRAADIAQLWPNEMGIVHAVASAFSGTIGDVYSYYAELADSFPFEERFDNPPGGGEIALLVKEPVGVVGAIVPWNAAINIMAYSIAPALLAGCCVIVKSSPEAPGAGYIMAEVAEAVGLPAGVLNVVTADRGPSERLVRHPWVNKITFTGSDVAGKHIGALCAERVARFTLELGGKSAAVILDDYDIETAAQSIAGFSCFLSGQVCSSLTRIIVTKSRHDELVDALGSVYQSVKIGDPFDPETQLGPLVSGRQRDKVEQMVQRAVANGSSLAVGGRRPAHLDKGYFYEPTVFANVDNNSAIAREEFFAPVLCVIAADSEEHAIALANDTEYGLNNSVFTNDVDRAYAVARQLQSGTVGHNVFRSDMRIGFGGFKQSGIGRQGGVDGLRPYLESKTIILEGVPSHVCK
- a CDS encoding nitronate monooxygenase, whose translation is MRLPEILTKNVRLPVIGAPMFIASTPELVIEQCKAGIIGSLPALNARPQHVLEEWIVQIKEALAEHDQKHPESPAAPFAINQISHPSNDRLKGDMEIIARHKVPIVIVSLYVSEETCNFVHEYGGIVLNDVISNYQAKKSVELGVDGLVAVCAGAGGHTGNTSPFALVQEIREWWDGPLALSGAIATGQNILAALATSADFAYIGSPFLVTDEACTSDEYKQMIIDGSARDIMTSDYFSGVPANFLRGSIKRAGLDPKNLVRDPDAPVNVAESGESHKTWKDIWGCGQGIGVIKETVPTATLVARWESEFLSARNKFKQSPLMA